A single genomic interval of Dromiciops gliroides isolate mDroGli1 chromosome 1, mDroGli1.pri, whole genome shotgun sequence harbors:
- the CCDC157 gene encoding coiled-coil domain-containing protein 157 isoform X4 — protein MAHLLGSQSCMDSLRKDITDLQGAIVDVFSRAGAVRFPSWKYPDQVSCDLDLVSLLEHYDHVEGNPEFTQLSHVVLLELVIDR, from the coding sequence ATGGCCCATCTGCTGGGGAGCCAGAGCTGCATGGACAGCCTGCGGAAAGACATCACGGACCTGCAAGGAGCCATTGTGGACGTGTTCTCCCGGGCTGGGGCCGTGCGCTTCCCCTCTTGGAAGTACCCTGACCAAGTGTCCTGTGACCTGGACCTCGTGTCGCTCTTGGAACACTACGACCATGTGGAGGGCAACCCCGAGTTCACTCAGCTCTCCCACGTGGTGCTCCTGGAGCTGGTGATTGACAGGTGA